The proteins below come from a single Saccharopolyspora sp. SCSIO 74807 genomic window:
- the dapA gene encoding 4-hydroxy-tetrahydrodipicolinate synthase produces the protein MTTTLGTLITAIVTPFDEELKVDEEAFVALLHHLVDNGSDGVVVCGTTGEAATLTNAEHLRMVELACQERPAGCSVIASTGSNDTAQACRMTRQVTELGADGILSVTPYYNRPNRRGLVRHFSEVSRATDKPVVLYNIPSRTATDMPNDLLAELAQIERVDYVKQANDDNLALVDGLGVYAGNNETFARTLDMGGAGGIVVASHVAGPQMRQMIVEPQRRAELDAALKPLYSALSVTTNPIPVKAALNLLGHRAGGLRLPLVEADEAETEVVRAALLETGLLAGD, from the coding sequence ATGACCACGACGCTCGGCACCTTGATCACCGCGATCGTCACCCCGTTCGACGAGGAGCTCAAGGTCGACGAGGAAGCCTTCGTCGCGTTGCTGCACCACCTGGTCGACAACGGTTCGGACGGCGTCGTGGTCTGCGGAACCACCGGTGAGGCGGCGACGCTGACCAACGCCGAGCACCTGCGGATGGTCGAACTGGCCTGCCAGGAACGCCCCGCGGGCTGCAGCGTGATCGCCTCCACCGGTTCCAACGACACAGCGCAGGCGTGCCGGATGACCCGGCAGGTCACCGAACTCGGCGCCGACGGCATCCTGTCGGTCACGCCGTACTACAACCGCCCCAACCGGCGCGGCCTGGTGCGGCACTTCAGCGAGGTCTCGCGGGCCACCGACAAGCCGGTGGTGCTCTACAACATCCCGTCGCGAACCGCCACGGACATGCCCAACGACCTGCTGGCCGAGCTCGCGCAGATCGAGCGGGTGGACTACGTCAAGCAGGCCAACGACGACAACCTCGCGCTGGTCGACGGGCTCGGGGTGTACGCGGGCAACAACGAGACCTTCGCCCGCACCCTCGACATGGGCGGAGCGGGCGGCATCGTGGTGGCCAGCCACGTCGCCGGGCCGCAGATGCGGCAGATGATCGTCGAGCCGCAGCGCCGCGCCGAGCTGGACGCCGCGCTCAAGCCGCTCTACTCGGCGCTTTCGGTGACCACCAACCCGATCCCGGTGAAGGCGGCGCTGAACCTGCTCGGGCACCGCGCGGGCGGCCTGCGGCTGCCGCTGGTCGAGGCGGACGAGGCCGAGACCGAGGT